The Salmonella enterica subsp. houtenae serovar Houten genome has a segment encoding these proteins:
- the purH gene encoding phosphoribosylaminoimidazolecarboxamide formyltransferase and IMP cyclohydrolase — MQQRRPVRRALLSVSDKAGIIEFAQALSARGVELLSTGGTARLLAEKGLPVTEVSDYTGFPEMMDGRVKTLHPKVHGGILGRRGQDDAIMEQHHIAPIDMVVVNLYPFAQTVTREGCSLEDAVENIDIGGPTMVRSAAKNHKDVAIVVKSSDYHAIINELDANDGSLTLDTRFDLAIKAFEHTAAYDSMIANYFGSMVPAYHGESKDAAGRFPRTLNLNFIKKQDMRYGENSHQQAAFYIEEEVKEASVATAQQVQGKALSYNNIADTDAALECVKAFSEPACVIVKHANPCGVAVSTSILDAYDRAYKTDPTSAFGGIIAFNRELDAETAQAIISRQFVEVIIAPSASEEALKITAAKQNVRVLVCGQWAARVPGLDFKRVNGGLLVQDRDLGMVSEKDLRVVTKRQPTEQELRDALFCWKVAKFVKSNAIVYAKENMTIGIGAGQMSRVYSAKIAGIKAADEGLEVKGSAMASDAFFPFRDGIDAAAAVGVSCVIQPGGSIRDDEVIAAADEHGIAMIFTDMRHFRH, encoded by the coding sequence ATGCAACAACGTCGTCCAGTCCGCCGCGCTTTGCTTAGTGTTTCTGACAAGGCCGGTATCATCGAGTTCGCCCAGGCACTTTCCGCACGCGGTGTGGAGCTGCTGTCTACGGGGGGCACCGCTCGCCTGTTAGCAGAAAAGGGTCTGCCAGTGACCGAAGTTTCCGATTACACCGGTTTCCCGGAAATGATGGATGGACGCGTGAAGACCCTACATCCTAAAGTCCACGGCGGCATCCTCGGTCGCCGCGGCCAGGACGATGCGATCATGGAACAGCATCACATCGCGCCGATTGATATGGTTGTTGTTAACCTCTATCCGTTCGCCCAGACTGTCACCCGCGAAGGTTGCTCGCTGGAAGACGCGGTAGAGAACATTGATATCGGTGGCCCGACGATGGTACGTTCTGCGGCCAAAAACCATAAAGATGTGGCCATCGTGGTAAAGAGCAGCGACTACCACGCCATTATTAACGAGCTGGATGCCAACGACGGTTCTCTGACCCTCGACACGCGTTTCGATCTCGCGATTAAAGCTTTCGAACACACCGCCGCCTACGACAGCATGATTGCCAACTACTTCGGCAGCATGGTTCCGGCCTACCACGGTGAAAGCAAAGACGCCGCCGGCCGCTTCCCGCGCACCCTGAACCTGAACTTCATTAAGAAGCAGGATATGCGCTACGGCGAGAATAGCCACCAGCAGGCGGCCTTCTATATAGAAGAAGAGGTAAAAGAAGCCTCTGTCGCTACCGCGCAGCAGGTTCAGGGCAAGGCGCTCTCTTATAACAACATTGCCGATACCGACGCGGCGCTGGAGTGCGTAAAAGCGTTCAGCGAACCGGCCTGCGTCATTGTTAAACACGCCAACCCGTGCGGCGTGGCGGTAAGCACTTCTATTCTCGACGCTTATGACCGCGCGTACAAAACCGATCCGACTTCCGCATTCGGCGGCATCATCGCCTTCAACCGCGAACTGGATGCTGAAACCGCGCAGGCGATCATTTCTCGCCAGTTTGTCGAAGTGATTATCGCCCCATCCGCCAGCGAAGAAGCGCTGAAAATCACCGCCGCCAAACAGAATGTGCGCGTGCTGGTTTGCGGCCAGTGGGCGGCGCGCGTACCGGGTCTCGATTTCAAACGCGTGAACGGCGGCCTGCTGGTACAGGATCGCGACCTGGGCATGGTGAGCGAAAAAGACCTGCGCGTTGTCACTAAACGCCAGCCGACCGAACAGGAGCTGCGCGATGCGCTGTTCTGCTGGAAAGTCGCGAAGTTCGTCAAATCCAACGCCATCGTCTACGCCAAAGAGAACATGACTATCGGGATAGGCGCAGGCCAGATGAGCCGCGTTTACTCCGCGAAAATCGCCGGGATTAAAGCCGCTGACGAAGGGCTGGAAGTGAAAGGTTCCGCCATGGCTTCCGACGCCTTCTTCCCGTTCCGCGACGGTATTGATGCCGCTGCTGCCGTGGGTGTGAGCTGCGTGATCCAGCCTGGCGGCTCTATCCGTGATGATGAAGTGATTGCCGCTGCCGATGAACACGGTATTGCGATGATCTTCACCGACATGCGCCACTTCCGCCATTAA
- the aceB gene encoding malate synthase, whose product MNPQATTTDELTFTRPQGELEKQVLTAEAVEFLTELVTRFTPKRNKLLAARLQQQQDIDNGKLPGFISETASIRENNWRIRGIPEDLQDRRVEITGPVERKMVINALNANVKVFMADFEDSLAPDWNKVIDGQINLRDAVNGTISYTNEAGKIYQLKPDPAVLICRVRGLHLPEKHVTWRGEAIPGSLFDFALYFFHNYKALLAKGSGPYFYLPKTQAWQEAAWWSEVFSYAEDRFNLPRGTIKATLLIETLPAVFQMDEILHALRDHIVGLNCGRWDYIFSYIKTLKNHPDRVLPDRQVVTMDKPFLSAYSRLLIKTCHKRGAFAMGGMAAFIPSKDVERNNQVLAKVKADKALEANNGHDGTWIAHPGLADTAMAVFNEVLGEHKNQLFITRDEDAPITAEQLLEPCEGERTEAGMRANIRVAVQYIEAWISGNGCVPIYGLMEDAATAEISRTSIWQWIHHEKTLSNGKPVTKALFREMLAEEMRVIQDELGEHRYSSGRFDDAARLMEQITTSDDLIDFLTLPGYRLLA is encoded by the coding sequence ATGAATCCACAGGCAACCACAACTGATGAATTAACCTTTACCAGGCCGCAAGGCGAGCTGGAAAAGCAAGTCCTGACCGCTGAGGCAGTCGAGTTTTTGACGGAATTAGTCACACGCTTTACGCCAAAACGCAATAAACTCCTGGCTGCACGTCTCCAGCAACAGCAGGATATTGATAACGGTAAGTTGCCTGGTTTTATTTCGGAAACCGCTTCCATTAGAGAAAATAATTGGCGGATTCGTGGTATTCCGGAGGATTTACAGGATCGCCGGGTGGAAATTACTGGACCGGTTGAACGTAAAATGGTGATTAATGCCCTGAACGCAAATGTGAAAGTGTTTATGGCGGATTTTGAAGACTCGCTGGCGCCGGACTGGAATAAAGTTATTGATGGTCAAATCAACCTGCGTGATGCGGTGAACGGCACCATTAGCTATACCAACGAAGCCGGAAAAATCTATCAGCTCAAGCCCGATCCGGCCGTATTGATTTGTCGTGTACGCGGTCTACATCTGCCGGAAAAACATGTTACCTGGCGGGGTGAAGCAATTCCCGGCAGCCTGTTTGATTTTGCTCTGTACTTTTTCCACAACTACAAAGCGCTGCTCGCTAAAGGTAGCGGCCCATATTTTTACCTGCCGAAAACGCAAGCCTGGCAGGAGGCTGCCTGGTGGAGCGAAGTCTTCAGCTACGCCGAAGACCGCTTCAACCTGCCGCGCGGTACGATCAAAGCGACCCTGTTGATTGAAACCCTGCCTGCTGTTTTCCAGATGGATGAGATTCTTCATGCGTTGCGTGATCATATTGTCGGCCTCAACTGTGGTCGCTGGGACTATATTTTCAGCTATATCAAGACATTGAAGAATCATCCGGATCGCGTCCTGCCGGACAGGCAGGTGGTAACGATGGACAAACCGTTTCTGAGCGCCTACTCGCGCTTGCTGATCAAAACCTGCCACAAGCGCGGCGCGTTCGCGATGGGCGGTATGGCGGCGTTTATCCCGAGTAAAGATGTTGAACGCAACAATCAGGTCCTCGCCAAAGTGAAAGCGGATAAAGCGCTGGAAGCTAACAACGGCCACGACGGCACGTGGATTGCGCATCCCGGGTTGGCGGATACCGCAATGGCAGTCTTTAACGAGGTGCTGGGCGAGCACAAAAATCAGCTGTTCATTACCCGTGATGAAGATGCGCCGATTACCGCTGAGCAGTTACTGGAGCCGTGTGAAGGCGAACGTACAGAAGCGGGAATGCGCGCCAATATTCGCGTGGCAGTGCAGTACATTGAAGCGTGGATCTCCGGCAATGGCTGTGTACCGATTTACGGTCTGATGGAAGATGCCGCGACGGCGGAAATCTCACGAACCTCTATCTGGCAGTGGATTCACCATGAGAAAACACTGAGCAATGGAAAACCCGTAACGAAAGCGCTTTTCCGCGAAATGTTGGCGGAAGAGATGCGGGTAATCCAGGACGAACTGGGCGAGCACCGCTACAGCAGCGGGCGCTTCGACGATGCCGCACGTCTGATGGAGCAAATCACCACCTCAGATGACTTAATCGACTTCCTCACCCTGCCGGGCTATCGCTTACTGGCTTAA
- a CDS encoding ASCH protein translates to MSSLKLYWQEKYPRAFCWSFGDSPALADELAALVVAGKKRGTCSSLVSYQKEQPPVTPGAYHIVLNGTGDAVCVIRTHALRLIRFNEMSADLAALEGEGDLSLAYWQAAHRAFFEREGNWSPEMELVYEEFTVLEIAP, encoded by the coding sequence GGCAGGAGAAGTACCCACGGGCCTTCTGTTGGTCTTTCGGTGATTCGCCGGCGCTGGCCGACGAACTGGCGGCGCTAGTGGTCGCCGGTAAAAAGCGTGGCACCTGTAGCTCGCTGGTTAGCTATCAGAAAGAGCAGCCCCCTGTCACGCCCGGGGCATATCACATTGTGCTCAACGGCACAGGCGACGCCGTGTGTGTCATACGCACGCATGCGCTCAGGCTGATCCGTTTTAACGAGATGAGCGCCGATCTCGCCGCACTGGAAGGCGAAGGCGATCTCAGTCTGGCGTACTGGCAAGCGGCGCACCGGGCCTTTTTTGAGCGCGAGGGTAATTGGTCCCCGGAGATGGAACTGGTTTACGAAGAGTTTACCGTACTCGAGATCGCGCCGTAG
- the hydG gene encoding transcriptional regulator, which produces MIRGKIDILVVDDDVSHCTILQALLRGWGYNVALAYSGHDALAQVREKVFDLVLCDVRMAEMDGIATLKEIKALNPAIPILIMTAFSSVETAVEALKAGALDYLIKPLDFDHLQETLENALAHTRDATAESPSVPAAQFGMVGESPAMQHLLNEIAMVAPSDATVLIHGDSGTGKELVARALHACSARSDKPLVTLNCAALNESLLESELFGHEKGAFTGADKRREGRFVEADGGTLFLDEIGDISPLMQVRLLRAIQEREVQRVGSNQTISVDVRLIAATHRDLAEEVSAGRFRQDLYYRLNVVAIEMPSLRQRREDIPLLAEHFLRRFAERNRKVVKGFTPQAMDLLIHYDWPGNIRELENAIERAVVLLTGEYISERELPLAIAATPIKTENSAEIQPLVDVEKEVILAALEKTGGNKTEAARQLGITRKTLLAKLSR; this is translated from the coding sequence ATGATACGCGGAAAAATCGATATTCTGGTTGTGGATGATGATGTCAGCCACTGCACGATTTTACAGGCGCTGCTTCGGGGCTGGGGCTATAACGTCGCTCTGGCCTACAGTGGGCATGATGCGTTGGCTCAGGTGCGTGAGAAAGTTTTTGATCTGGTACTGTGCGATGTTCGTATGGCGGAGATGGACGGTATCGCCACGCTGAAAGAAATTAAAGCGCTCAACCCCGCCATTCCGATTTTGATTATGACGGCATTCTCCAGCGTAGAAACGGCGGTAGAGGCGTTGAAAGCTGGAGCGCTCGACTACTTAATTAAACCGCTGGATTTTGACCATCTGCAGGAGACGCTGGAAAACGCGCTGGCGCATACGCGGGATGCCACCGCCGAGTCGCCTTCTGTGCCTGCCGCGCAGTTTGGCATGGTTGGAGAAAGTCCGGCGATGCAACATTTACTGAATGAAATCGCGATGGTCGCGCCATCAGACGCCACGGTATTGATTCACGGAGACTCCGGTACCGGCAAGGAGCTGGTGGCGCGGGCGCTGCACGCCTGTAGCGCCCGGAGCGATAAACCGCTGGTCACGCTCAACTGCGCCGCGCTTAATGAATCGCTGCTGGAATCTGAGCTGTTCGGACACGAAAAAGGCGCGTTTACCGGCGCGGATAAACGTCGGGAGGGACGCTTTGTCGAAGCTGACGGCGGGACATTGTTTCTTGATGAAATCGGCGATATCTCGCCGTTAATGCAGGTACGTTTGCTGCGTGCGATTCAGGAGCGTGAAGTGCAACGCGTGGGAAGTAACCAGACGATATCTGTGGATGTTCGCTTGATTGCCGCTACCCACCGCGACCTGGCGGAAGAGGTGAGTGCCGGTCGCTTTCGCCAGGATCTCTATTACCGCCTGAATGTGGTGGCGATTGAAATGCCTTCTTTGCGCCAGCGTCGGGAAGATATTCCGCTACTGGCAGAGCATTTTCTGCGGCGTTTTGCCGAACGTAACCGCAAAGTGGTGAAGGGGTTTACGCCGCAGGCGATGGATCTGTTAATTCACTACGACTGGCCGGGTAATATACGCGAGCTGGAAAACGCTATCGAACGGGCGGTAGTGTTGCTGACGGGAGAATACATTTCTGAACGCGAACTTCCTCTCGCTATTGCAGCGACGCCGATAAAAACGGAAAACAGCGCCGAGATCCAACCGTTGGTCGATGTCGAAAAAGAGGTCATTCTGGCGGCGCTCGAAAAAACGGGCGGCAACAAAACGGAAGCCGCCCGTCAGTTAGGGATCACGCGTAAGACGCTGCTGGCGAAATTATCGCGTTAG
- the aceA gene encoding Isocitrate lyase produces MKTRTQQIEELYKEWTNPRWEGITRPYSAEDVVKLRGSVNPECTLAQLGAAKMWRLLHGEAKKGYINSLGALTGGQALQQAKAGIEAIYLSGWQVAADANLASSMYPDQSLYPANSVPAVVDRINNTFRRADQIQWASGIEPNDPRYVDYFLPIVADAEAGFGGVLNAFELMKSMIEAGAAAVHFEDQLASVKKCGHMGGKVLVPTQEAIQKLVAARLAADVMGVPTLVIARTDADAADLITSDCDPYDSGFITGERTSEGFYRTHAGIEQAISRGLAYAPYADLVWCETSTPDLELARRFADAIHAKYPGKLLAYNCSPSFNWQKNLDDKTIASFQQQLSDMGYKYQFITLAGIHSMWFNMFDLAHAYAQGEGMKHYVEKVQQPEFAAAKEGYTFVSHQQEVGTGYFDKVTTIIQGGASSVTALTGSTEESQF; encoded by the coding sequence ATGAAAACGCGTACCCAACAAATCGAAGAATTATACAAAGAGTGGACAAACCCGCGCTGGGAAGGCATTACCCGCCCATACAGCGCCGAAGACGTGGTGAAGCTACGCGGCTCGGTTAACCCGGAATGCACGCTGGCGCAGCTCGGCGCGGCGAAGATGTGGCGACTGCTGCACGGCGAAGCGAAAAAAGGCTATATCAATAGCCTGGGCGCACTGACCGGCGGGCAGGCGTTGCAGCAAGCGAAAGCGGGCATTGAAGCGATTTATCTCTCTGGCTGGCAGGTCGCGGCGGATGCCAACCTTGCGTCCAGCATGTATCCGGATCAATCGTTGTACCCGGCAAACTCTGTTCCGGCGGTAGTGGATCGGATCAACAACACTTTCCGTCGTGCGGATCAGATCCAGTGGGCATCCGGTATTGAACCTAACGATCCGCGCTATGTGGACTACTTCCTGCCGATCGTTGCTGATGCGGAAGCTGGTTTTGGCGGCGTTCTGAATGCCTTCGAACTGATGAAATCGATGATTGAAGCCGGTGCAGCGGCAGTTCACTTCGAAGATCAGCTGGCGTCGGTGAAGAAATGCGGCCATATGGGCGGCAAGGTGCTGGTCCCCACGCAGGAGGCGATTCAGAAACTGGTTGCTGCGCGTCTGGCCGCTGATGTGATGGGCGTCCCGACGCTGGTGATTGCGCGTACCGATGCGGATGCGGCAGATCTGATCACCTCCGACTGCGATCCATATGACAGCGGTTTTATTACCGGCGAACGCACCAGCGAAGGTTTCTACCGCACCCATGCGGGCATTGAGCAGGCGATCAGCCGCGGTCTGGCGTATGCCCCGTATGCCGATCTGGTGTGGTGCGAGACCTCTACGCCGGATCTCGAACTGGCGCGTCGTTTTGCCGATGCTATCCACGCGAAGTATCCGGGCAAACTGCTGGCCTATAACTGTTCGCCGTCCTTCAACTGGCAGAAGAATCTGGACGACAAGACCATTGCCAGCTTCCAGCAGCAGTTGTCGGACATGGGTTACAAATACCAGTTTATTACCCTGGCGGGCATCCACAGCATGTGGTTCAACATGTTCGACCTGGCGCATGCATACGCTCAGGGCGAGGGCATGAAACACTATGTTGAGAAGGTTCAACAACCCGAGTTTGCCGCGGCGAAAGAGGGCTACACCTTCGTATCGCACCAGCAGGAAGTGGGGACGGGCTACTTTGATAAAGTCACCACTATTATTCAGGGCGGCGCCTCCTCCGTCACCGCTTTAACGGGCTCGACGGAAGAATCGCAGTTTTGA
- the metA gene encoding homoserine O-succinyltransferase codes for MPIRVLDELPAVNFLREENVFVMTTSRASGQEIRPLKVLILNLMPKKIETENQFLRLLSNSPLQVDIQLLRIDARESRNTPAEHLNNFYCNFDDICDQNFDGLIVTGAPLGLVEFNDVAYWPQIRQVLAWAKDHVTSTLFVCWAVQAALNILYGIPKQTRTDKLSGVYEHHILHPHALLTRGFDDSFLAPHSRYADFPAALIRDYTDLDILAETEEGDAYLFASKDKRIAFVTGHPEYDAHTLAGEYFRDVEAGLNPDIPYNYFPKNDPQNIPRATWRSHGNLLFTNWLNYYVYQITPYDLRHMNPTLD; via the coding sequence ATGCCGATTCGTGTGCTGGACGAGCTGCCCGCCGTCAATTTTTTACGTGAGGAAAATGTCTTCGTCATGACGACTTCTCGCGCATCAGGACAGGAAATTCGCCCGCTAAAGGTACTTATCCTTAACCTGATGCCGAAGAAGATCGAAACGGAAAATCAGTTTCTGCGTTTGCTGTCGAACTCGCCATTGCAGGTCGATATTCAACTGCTGCGAATAGATGCCCGTGAGTCGAGGAACACGCCAGCCGAGCATTTGAATAACTTTTATTGTAACTTCGACGATATCTGCGATCAGAACTTTGATGGGCTCATCGTGACCGGAGCGCCGCTGGGTCTGGTAGAGTTTAATGACGTGGCTTACTGGCCGCAAATTAGGCAGGTACTGGCATGGGCGAAAGATCACGTCACTTCGACGCTATTTGTCTGTTGGGCCGTTCAGGCCGCACTCAATATTCTTTATGGTATCCCTAAGCAGACCCGTACAGATAAACTTTCCGGCGTCTATGAACATCACATCCTTCATCCTCATGCTCTGTTGACGCGTGGTTTTGATGATTCGTTTCTTGCGCCACACTCACGCTATGCCGATTTCCCGGCGGCGCTGATACGGGATTATACGGATCTTGACATTCTGGCCGAAACAGAAGAGGGGGATGCGTACCTGTTTGCCAGCAAAGATAAACGTATTGCGTTTGTCACCGGCCATCCTGAGTATGATGCTCATACGTTAGCGGGTGAATATTTTCGTGACGTTGAGGCCGGGTTAAATCCGGATATTCCGTACAACTATTTCCCGAAAAACGATCCGCAAAACATACCGCGCGCAACCTGGCGCAGCCACGGTAATTTACTCTTTACTAACTGGCTCAACTATTATGTCTACCAGATTACGCCATATGATCTGCGTCACATGAATCCAACCCTGGATTAA
- the purD gene encoding phosphoribosylamine--glycine ligase, producing MKVLVIGNGGREHALAWKAAQSPKVKTVFVAPGNAGTALEPTLQNVAISVTDIPALLSFAQNEKIDLTIVGPEAPLVIGVVDAFRAAGLKIFGPTEGAAQLEGSKAFTKDFLARHNIPTAEYQNFTEVEPALAYLREKGAPIVIKADGLAAGKGVIVAMTLEEAEAAVQDMLAGNAFGDAGHRIVIEEFLDGEEASFIVMVDGEHVLPMATSQDHKRVGDKDTGPNTGGMGAYSPAPVVTNEVHQRTMERIIWPTVKGMAAEGNTYTGFLYAGLMIDKQGNPKVIEFNCRFGDPETQPIMLRMKSDLVDLCLAACDGKLDEKTSEWDDRASLGVVMAAGGYPGDYRTGDVIHGLPLEEVADGKVFHAGTKLADSDRVLTSGGRVLCATALGETVADAQKRAYALMTDIHWDDCFYRNDIGWRAIEREQN from the coding sequence ATGAAAGTATTAGTCATTGGCAACGGCGGACGCGAGCACGCGCTGGCGTGGAAAGCGGCACAGTCGCCAAAAGTAAAAACCGTGTTCGTCGCTCCGGGTAACGCCGGTACTGCGCTGGAACCCACGCTGCAAAACGTTGCTATCAGCGTGACCGATATCCCGGCACTGCTGAGCTTTGCCCAGAACGAGAAGATTGACCTGACCATCGTCGGCCCGGAAGCGCCGCTAGTGATCGGTGTGGTTGACGCTTTTCGTGCTGCGGGCCTGAAAATCTTCGGCCCGACCGAAGGCGCAGCGCAACTGGAAGGTTCTAAAGCCTTCACCAAAGATTTCCTCGCCCGACATAACATCCCGACGGCGGAGTACCAGAACTTTACCGAGGTTGAACCGGCTCTGGCGTATCTGCGTGAGAAAGGCGCGCCGATCGTCATCAAAGCCGACGGTCTGGCTGCCGGTAAGGGCGTTATCGTAGCGATGACGCTCGAAGAAGCGGAAGCCGCGGTGCAGGATATGCTGGCCGGCAATGCCTTTGGCGATGCGGGCCACCGCATCGTGATTGAAGAGTTCCTCGACGGCGAAGAAGCGAGCTTTATCGTGATGGTCGATGGCGAACACGTGCTGCCGATGGCGACCAGTCAGGATCACAAACGTGTGGGAGATAAAGACACCGGCCCTAACACTGGCGGTATGGGCGCTTATTCTCCTGCTCCCGTGGTCACTAATGAAGTCCACCAGCGCACCATGGAACGGATCATCTGGCCTACCGTGAAAGGCATGGCGGCGGAAGGGAACACCTACACCGGTTTCCTGTATGCCGGCCTGATGATCGACAAGCAAGGCAACCCAAAAGTGATCGAATTCAACTGTCGCTTTGGCGATCCGGAAACGCAGCCGATCATGCTGCGCATGAAATCGGATCTGGTGGATCTTTGCCTCGCTGCCTGCGACGGTAAGCTGGATGAGAAAACTTCCGAGTGGGACGACCGCGCCTCGCTGGGTGTGGTGATGGCGGCTGGCGGCTATCCTGGCGACTATCGCACCGGTGATGTTATCCACGGCCTGCCACTGGAAGAGGTTGCGGACGGCAAAGTATTCCATGCCGGCACTAAACTCGCCGATAGCGATCGTGTGCTAACCAGCGGCGGTCGCGTATTGTGCGCCACCGCGCTGGGTGAGACCGTGGCCGACGCGCAGAAACGCGCTTACGCCTTAATGACCGATATCCACTGGGACGATTGCTTCTATCGTAACGATATCGGCTGGCGCGCCATCGAACGCGAGCAGAACTAA
- the aceK gene encoding bifunctional isocitrate dehydrogenase kinase/phosphatase protein translates to MPRGLELLIAQTILQGFDAQYGRFLEVTSGAQQRFEQADWHAVQQAMKSRIHLYDHHVGLVVEQLRCITDGKSTDANFLLRVKEHYTRLLPDYPRFEIAESFFNSVYCRLFDHRSLTPERLFIFSSQPERRFRTIPRPLAKDFFPDHGWEPLLMRILSDLPLRLPWQNKRRDIRYIIAHLTEALGEDALPRCHVQVANELFYRNKAAWLVGKLTTPDGTLPFLLPIHRTDEGELFVDTCLTTTAEASIVFGFARSYFMVYAPLPAALVEWLREILPGKTTAELYMAIGCQKHAKTESYREYLCYLAESDEKFIEAPGIRGMVMLVFTLPGFDRVFKIIKDKFAPQKEMSAAHVRACYQLVKEHDRVGRMADTQEFENFVLDKRQIDPALMALLRQEAPEKITDLGEQIVIRHLYIERRMVPLNIWLEQVEGQQLRDAIEEYGNAIRQLAAANIFPGDMLFKNFGVTRHGRVVFYDYDEICYMTEVNFRDIPPARYPEDELASEPWYSVSPGDVFPEEFRHWLCADPRIGPLFEEMHADLFRADYWRALQTRIKEGHVEDVYAYRRRQRFSVRYGAISSTVNSS, encoded by the coding sequence ATGCCGCGTGGCCTGGAATTACTGATAGCTCAAACCATCCTGCAAGGCTTTGACGCGCAGTATGGTCGATTTCTGGAAGTGACTTCCGGCGCGCAGCAGCGTTTTGAACAGGCCGACTGGCACGCCGTCCAACAGGCGATGAAAAGCCGTATCCATCTCTACGATCATCATGTGGGTTTGGTGGTGGAGCAACTGCGCTGTATTACCGATGGCAAAAGTACCGACGCGAATTTCCTTTTACGCGTTAAAGAGCATTACACCCGGCTGTTGCCGGATTACCCGCGCTTCGAGATTGCGGAGAGCTTTTTCAACTCCGTTTATTGCCGGTTATTTGACCACCGCTCGTTAACACCCGAGCGGTTGTTTATTTTCAGTTCGCAACCGGAGCGCCGCTTCCGCACTATCCCGCGCCCGCTGGCTAAAGATTTCTTTCCCGATCACGGTTGGGAGCCGCTGTTGATGCGCATACTCAGTGATTTACCGCTGCGTCTGCCCTGGCAGAATAAACGCCGGGATATCCGCTATATCATTGCGCACCTGACTGAAGCATTGGGCGAGGATGCGCTACCTCGCTGCCATGTCCAGGTGGCGAACGAGTTGTTTTACCGTAATAAAGCGGCCTGGCTGGTCGGTAAATTAACCACACCTGACGGTACGCTGCCGTTTTTATTGCCGATTCATCGCACTGATGAGGGGGAACTGTTTGTCGATACCTGCCTGACCACCACGGCAGAAGCGAGCATTGTGTTTGGTTTTGCCCGCTCTTATTTTATGGTGTATGCGCCGCTGCCTGCCGCGTTGGTTGAGTGGTTGCGTGAAATCCTGCCTGGTAAAACCACCGCCGAGCTGTATATGGCGATTGGCTGCCAGAAACATGCGAAAACCGAAAGCTACCGCGAATATTTGTGTTATCTGGCTGAAAGCGATGAGAAATTCATTGAGGCACCTGGCATCCGCGGCATGGTGATGTTGGTGTTTACCCTGCCAGGTTTCGACCGGGTATTTAAAATCATTAAAGACAAATTCGCCCCGCAGAAAGAGATGTCTGCCGCCCATGTGCGTGCCTGTTATCAACTGGTAAAAGAGCATGATCGCGTCGGCCGTATGGCGGATACCCAGGAGTTTGAAAATTTCGTGCTGGATAAACGGCAAATCGATCCGGCGCTGATGGCGCTGCTACGGCAAGAGGCGCCGGAGAAAATTACCGATCTTGGGGAACAGATCGTCATTCGCCATCTCTATATTGAACGTCGCATGGTGCCGCTCAATATCTGGCTGGAACAGGTAGAAGGCCAGCAGTTGCGCGATGCGATAGAAGAATATGGTAATGCGATTCGCCAGCTTGCCGCCGCTAATATTTTCCCCGGCGATATGTTGTTTAAAAACTTTGGCGTTACCCGTCATGGTCGCGTAGTGTTCTACGACTACGATGAAATTTGCTACATGACGGAAGTGAATTTCCGCGATATTCCGCCAGCGCGTTATCCGGAAGACGAACTGGCCAGCGAACCCTGGTATAGCGTCTCGCCGGGCGATGTTTTCCCGGAAGAGTTTCGCCACTGGCTGTGTGCCGATCCGCGCATTGGTCCGCTGTTTGAAGAGATGCATGCCGACCTGTTTCGCGCCGATTACTGGCGCGCGCTACAGACGCGTATCAAAGAAGGGCATGTAGAAGATGTGTATGCCTATCGCCGCCGCCAGCGGTTCAGCGTACGCTACGGCGCGATCTCGAGTACGGTAAACTCTTCGTAA
- the yjaB gene encoding acetyltransferase, with protein sequence MIINIRRSRHGEGEKLIAIWRRSVDATHDFLSDAYRAELEELVSDFLPEAPLWVAVTEQGEPVGFMLLTGEHMDALFIDPDVRGQGIGKRLVEHALTLAPGLTTNVNEQNTQAVGFYKKLGFKVTGRSEVDDLGKPYPLLNLAYG encoded by the coding sequence ATGATTATTAACATTCGCCGTTCAAGGCATGGGGAAGGGGAAAAACTGATTGCGATTTGGCGTCGCTCAGTCGATGCCACGCACGATTTTCTGTCAGACGCTTATCGGGCCGAACTGGAAGAGCTGGTGAGCGATTTTCTGCCAGAAGCGCCACTATGGGTTGCCGTGACCGAGCAGGGTGAGCCGGTAGGATTTATGCTGCTTACCGGTGAACATATGGATGCGCTGTTTATCGATCCGGACGTGCGTGGTCAGGGTATCGGTAAGAGGTTGGTTGAACATGCGTTAACCCTGGCGCCAGGGTTGACAACCAATGTTAACGAGCAGAATACACAAGCTGTTGGATTTTATAAGAAACTGGGATTTAAGGTGACGGGACGTTCGGAGGTGGACGATCTTGGGAAACCGTATCCATTGTTGAATCTGGCATATGGCTGA